A DNA window from Timaviella obliquedivisa GSE-PSE-MK23-08B contains the following coding sequences:
- a CDS encoding FAD-dependent hydroxylase has product MVLAQHSSISSSAQQVTYDVAIAGAGIAGLTLACALKDSGLRIALIETKPRTAGLQQQRAYHLSLMTERIFTGLGIWQHILPHITTFRQISLADADYPAVVDLRPEDLGTQNLGYVGEHRVLVQALLDALESSESVTWICPAEVIEVEYGTDAAVVTIALDGEQQQIRTKLMVAADGGRSPLRQQAGIKTHGWQYWQSCVTAVIRPEASHGNIAREHFWSSGPFATLPLPNNRCQIVLTAPHDEARQWATGTEADFLAELNRRYQGQLGKLELLSDRLLFPVQLMQSDRYISPRLALVGDAAHCCHPVGGQGLNLGIRDVAALAQVLQTAHRQGKDLGSLPVLRHYERWRKLENLMILGFTDFLDRSFSSSWLPIVIVRRLGLRVMKVIRPLKFVALRMMTGTGGRKPDLGSCVKIKPQ; this is encoded by the coding sequence ATGGTTCTGGCTCAGCATTCCTCCATTTCTTCCTCCGCGCAGCAGGTTACTTATGATGTGGCGATCGCTGGAGCCGGGATTGCAGGGCTAACCCTCGCCTGTGCCCTGAAAGACTCAGGACTTCGCATTGCCCTCATCGAAACCAAGCCCCGTACCGCTGGATTGCAGCAGCAGCGGGCATATCACCTTTCGCTGATGACCGAGCGCATCTTCACAGGTCTGGGCATTTGGCAACATATTTTGCCCCACATCACCACCTTTCGCCAAATTAGCCTCGCCGATGCCGACTATCCTGCCGTCGTAGACCTGCGCCCCGAAGACTTAGGCACCCAAAATTTGGGCTATGTGGGAGAACACCGAGTCTTGGTGCAGGCATTGCTAGATGCTCTGGAATCCAGTGAATCGGTCACCTGGATTTGCCCTGCGGAAGTGATAGAAGTGGAATATGGAACAGATGCCGCAGTGGTGACGATCGCCCTAGATGGAGAACAACAGCAGATTCGGACAAAGCTGATGGTAGCCGCAGATGGAGGGCGATCGCCCTTGCGCCAACAAGCAGGCATCAAAACCCACGGCTGGCAGTACTGGCAATCCTGCGTCACGGCAGTGATTCGTCCTGAAGCCTCCCACGGCAACATTGCCCGCGAACACTTTTGGTCGAGCGGCCCCTTTGCAACGCTGCCCCTGCCTAATAACCGCTGTCAAATTGTCCTGACGGCTCCCCACGATGAGGCACGGCAATGGGCAACTGGCACCGAAGCCGACTTTTTAGCCGAACTCAATCGTCGTTATCAGGGGCAGTTGGGCAAGTTGGAGCTATTGAGCGATCGCCTCCTATTTCCTGTGCAATTGATGCAGAGCGATCGATACATTAGCCCCCGCCTTGCCCTGGTCGGCGATGCGGCTCACTGCTGTCATCCGGTGGGGGGACAAGGCTTAAACTTAGGCATTCGAGATGTGGCGGCACTCGCCCAAGTGCTGCAAACGGCTCACCGCCAAGGCAAAGATCTCGGTAGCCTGCCCGTCCTGCGACATTACGAACGGTGGCGAAAACTAGAAAACCTGATGATTTTAGGATTTACTGATTTTCTCGATCGCAGTTTCTCTAGCAGTTGGCTACCGATCGTTATTGTGCGCCGTTTAGGACTGCGAGTGATGAAAGTAATACGTCCGCTTAAGTTTGTGGCACTACGGATGATGACTGGCACAGGTGGACGTAAACCCGACTTAGGAAGTTGCGTGAAAATAAAACCTCAGTAA
- the cobD gene encoding threonine-phosphate decarboxylase CobD, whose amino-acid sequence MQDFSFAQPVNRPQHGGNIAWAASLAGCSPLDILDFSASINPLGPPKSAIAAIQASWDSLTHYPDPRYLHLRQVLAAHHQIDPGWVLPGNGSAELLTWASRELAELPSTALITPAFGDYYRALKSFGATLHPCPIALSYPLTASPGVVLTPCPTLSSLTNTAGLLLNNPHNPTGAMFSVEAIRPLLERFSLVVVDEAFMDFVLPDHQQSLIALITQYPNLVILRSLTKFYSLPGLRLGYAIAHPDRLQRWQEWRDPWSVNVLAEAAAIAVLQDIAFQQHTFDWLEQTRSPLYRQLANIPGLQPLPGVANYFLVQSDYPVLQLQQELLQQHKILIRDCTSFAELGDRYFRIAIRTALENDRLLKGLTQTLSTLSTLKG is encoded by the coding sequence GTGCAAGATTTTTCATTCGCACAACCCGTCAACCGACCTCAACACGGGGGGAACATCGCCTGGGCAGCATCGCTAGCAGGCTGTTCTCCCCTAGATATTTTAGATTTTTCTGCTAGCATCAATCCCTTAGGGCCGCCAAAGTCGGCGATCGCTGCCATCCAAGCCAGTTGGGACAGCCTCACCCATTACCCCGACCCCCGCTACCTTCATCTGCGGCAAGTTCTCGCCGCCCATCATCAGATCGACCCTGGCTGGGTGCTCCCCGGCAATGGTTCAGCAGAACTGCTCACCTGGGCAAGCCGCGAACTTGCCGAACTCCCCAGTACTGCCCTAATTACCCCCGCATTTGGTGATTATTACAGAGCCTTAAAATCATTCGGCGCAACTTTGCACCCTTGCCCGATCGCCTTAAGCTATCCCTTGACAGCCTCGCCAGGAGTTGTCCTTACTCCGTGCCCAACCTTATCTTCGCTGACCAACACTGCTGGCTTACTGCTTAACAATCCCCACAATCCAACAGGTGCAATGTTTTCAGTAGAGGCGATTCGTCCTTTACTAGAACGATTTTCGCTCGTGGTAGTTGACGAAGCCTTTATGGATTTTGTCTTACCCGATCACCAGCAAAGCTTGATTGCATTGATCACTCAATATCCTAATTTAGTGATACTGCGATCGCTCACTAAGTTCTACAGTTTACCAGGATTAAGACTGGGTTATGCGATCGCTCACCCCGATCGTCTGCAACGCTGGCAAGAATGGCGCGATCCATGGTCAGTGAACGTCCTTGCTGAAGCCGCTGCGATCGCTGTATTACAAGACATAGCCTTTCAGCAACACACCTTTGACTGGCTAGAACAAACGCGATCGCCCCTCTATCGCCAACTCGCTAATATCCCTGGACTACAACCCCTTCCTGGAGTCGCCAACTATTTTCTGGTTCAATCTGACTATCCCGTTCTACAACTTCAGCAAGAACTTCTACAGCAACACAAAATTCTGATTCGTGACTGCACTAGCTTTGCTGAACTGGGCGATCGCTATTTCCGCATTGCTATTCGCACCGCACTTGAAAACGATCGTCTCCTAAAAGGATTAACTCAAACTTTAAGTACCTTAAGTACCCTAAAAGGATAA
- a CDS encoding HAMP domain-containing histidine kinase, with amino-acid sequence MISPENGLSGRLEHMADLEQARLQTLTALGLLETESVPVFEEATQTAAHFLEASICVLGVLDRHRLWYKSAVGLSRLGLMNSLASTRQIDRTESFCAQVVETQQVLAIADASKHPTFATTALVQHYGVRAYLGVPIMTSDGVCVGTLAIMELEPRSFTRKDIDFLQLMARWSMSEFERDRLIKRTPQPSLTNEPAPVSIKASLISQMTQELCTPLTSILGMGSVLSQGIYGTLTDKQQEYIGIIHNSGQYLLSLVNEIVDLGALDDSDRALNLMPVDIEMLCQQAIGTLAQSAQRREQQIRLTIEPGQRIWLLDKGKVRQLIYHLVFGIIQTSNAGGTIRIHVSRKQADLSLTIWISHPWLGDGLPTDYSPQSTNRLALVGADSDLNEFSSASSATWNVNDLPEEYLTYSESYKTTEESKQPDVSRQGLGLLLSSHLAELHGGNITIKGSSEEGYRYVVRLPHLQSQEAS; translated from the coding sequence ATGATCAGTCCTGAGAATGGATTATCTGGTCGCCTTGAGCACATGGCAGACTTAGAACAGGCGCGGTTGCAAACTTTGACAGCATTGGGTTTGCTCGAAACTGAGAGTGTGCCTGTATTTGAGGAAGCCACTCAAACCGCAGCACATTTCCTTGAGGCTTCTATTTGCGTGTTGGGCGTGCTCGATCGCCATCGCTTATGGTACAAATCTGCCGTGGGTTTATCGCGGTTGGGGCTGATGAACAGCTTGGCTTCGACGAGGCAGATCGATCGCACCGAGTCTTTCTGTGCCCAAGTTGTAGAAACTCAGCAAGTCTTGGCGATCGCCGATGCCTCCAAACATCCTACTTTTGCCACGACTGCCCTCGTTCAACATTATGGCGTTCGAGCTTATCTAGGAGTGCCCATCATGACTTCCGACGGGGTCTGTGTTGGCACCCTGGCAATCATGGAACTAGAACCCCGCAGCTTTACCCGGAAGGACATTGACTTTTTGCAACTCATGGCGCGTTGGAGCATGAGTGAGTTTGAGCGCGATCGCTTAATTAAACGTACCCCTCAGCCCTCCCTCACAAATGAACCTGCTCCTGTCTCTATCAAAGCTAGTCTGATTTCTCAAATGACCCAAGAGCTTTGCACGCCGCTGACCTCAATCCTGGGCATGGGCAGCGTTTTAAGCCAAGGTATCTATGGCACCCTCACCGACAAACAGCAGGAATATATTGGAATTATTCACAACAGCGGACAGTATTTGCTGTCGTTGGTTAATGAGATTGTCGATTTGGGTGCGTTAGACGATAGCGATCGCGCCCTTAACTTAATGCCTGTTGACATTGAAATGCTCTGCCAGCAGGCGATCGGCACCCTCGCCCAGTCTGCCCAACGCCGCGAACAGCAAATTAGACTCACCATAGAACCCGGACAGCGAATTTGGCTCCTCGATAAAGGTAAAGTTCGGCAGCTAATTTATCATCTGGTGTTTGGCATCATTCAAACCTCTAATGCAGGAGGAACTATTCGCATTCACGTTTCGCGCAAGCAAGCCGACCTCAGCCTTACCATTTGGATTTCCCATCCTTGGCTGGGCGATGGTTTACCCACTGACTATTCACCCCAGTCAACGAACCGCCTTGCCTTAGTGGGTGCAGATTCGGATCTCAATGAATTTTCATCAGCATCCTCAGCGACTTGGAATGTTAATGACTTGCCCGAAGAATATTTAACGTATTCTGAATCTTATAAAACTACTGAAGAGTCGAAGCAACCGGACGTGTCTCGGCAAGGCTTAGGATTGCTGTTGAGCAGCCATTTAGCAGAACTGCATGGGGGAAACATCACCATCAAAGGTTCAAGCGAAGAAGGCTACCGCTATGTTGTGCGGCTGCCTCATTTGCAGAGTCAAGAAGCAAGTTAA
- a CDS encoding YebC/PmpR family DNA-binding transcriptional regulator has translation MSHSKWATIQRQKAKTDAGKGATSAKMSRAIIIAARAGVPDPSANFQLRTAIDQAKAAGVPKENIERAIAKGAGTFGGEDALESIRYEGYGAGGVAVIVEALTDNRNRTAGDLRSAFSKRGGNMGETGCVSWMFDQKGVVTIKAHPPASKKERAVINEEALLEAALEGGAETYELLEVEEDIPGAEIFTEPTNLEQLVQSLKEQGYLVEQAEIRWIPNNSVEVTDAEQARSLLRMMEVLQELDDVQSVTANFEMADELLTSLV, from the coding sequence ATGTCACATAGTAAATGGGCAACCATCCAACGGCAAAAAGCCAAGACAGATGCAGGCAAAGGAGCAACTTCGGCAAAAATGTCACGGGCAATTATCATCGCAGCGCGCGCAGGCGTACCTGACCCGTCTGCCAATTTTCAGCTTCGGACTGCCATCGATCAGGCAAAGGCGGCGGGTGTTCCTAAGGAAAATATCGAACGGGCGATCGCCAAAGGGGCAGGCACCTTTGGCGGCGAAGATGCCCTGGAATCCATCCGCTATGAGGGCTACGGAGCAGGCGGCGTGGCAGTCATTGTCGAAGCGCTGACCGATAACCGCAATCGCACCGCCGGAGATTTGAGGTCTGCATTCAGCAAACGGGGTGGGAACATGGGCGAAACAGGCTGTGTAAGCTGGATGTTTGACCAAAAAGGCGTAGTGACCATCAAGGCACATCCCCCTGCAAGCAAAAAGGAACGGGCAGTAATAAATGAAGAAGCTCTACTAGAAGCGGCACTAGAAGGCGGTGCAGAGACGTATGAACTCCTTGAAGTTGAGGAAGATATTCCCGGTGCAGAAATTTTCACCGAACCGACTAACCTGGAGCAGCTTGTCCAGAGCCTTAAAGAACAAGGTTATCTTGTGGAACAAGCTGAAATTCGCTGGATTCCTAACAACAGCGTTGAGGTAACCGACGCAGAACAAGCGCGATCGCTCCTACGGATGATGGAGGTTCTGCAAGAACTAGACGATGTGCAAAGCGTCACTGCCAACTTTGAAATGGCGGATGAGCTGCTGACCAGTTTGGTTTGA
- a CDS encoding bile acid beta-glucosidase — protein sequence MIKSHPDIPPCTWSRPIGLGWTKPYTVRYASNIDDGPWHGMPLGGFGAGCIGRSSKGDFNLWHIDGGEHIFQTMPACQFSIFEQVGGSETNAERRTQAYALCTEPPTDGTLKTWQWYPKKGGTYHALFPRSWYVYENVFQAELTCEQFSPIWADNYQESSYPIACFEWTAHNPTEQPITLSIMLTWQNMVGWFTNTLKSPEVKVRDDGSPVYQYQPRIGQSAGQVNRLTEQGQGLGCLMAGSATTPPAEGDGQWAIFADPSVMDAIAPETFFQTRWNPQGDGAEVWRQFAADGSLSNQENEAVSKGEQLGAAIAIRFTLPPGATQRIPFAVAWDFPVTEFAEGVNYFRRYTDFFGRTGANAQAIALTAIQNYRHWQTQIQQWQQPILDRPDLPDWFKMALFNELYDLTSGGTLWSAADERDPYGQFAVLECLDYRWYESLDVRLYGSFALLMLFPELDKAILRAFARAIPAENVSTRIIGYYYVMGSESPQALRKAKNATPHDLGAPNEHVWEKTNYTSYQDCNLWKDLGSDFVLQVYRDFVMTGGTDTAFLAECWEAIAAALEYLKALDLDGDGIPENSGAPDQTFDDWRLQGISAYCGGLWIAALEAAIAIGKLLSTDHPLPNLNAQLQNFQSWLTQSRAVYHNTLWNGQYYRLDSDSGSEVVMADQLCGQFYAHLLGLPDVVPEACAQSALATVYEACFLKFHDGKIGAANGVRLDGSAVDPKDTHPLEVWTGINFGLAAFLVQMNRRDDALKLTEAVVRQVYDNGLQFRTPEAITAAETFRASHYLRAMAIWLVYGAIAGFSHSKVY from the coding sequence ATGATTAAATCTCACCCTGATATTCCGCCTTGCACCTGGAGCCGCCCGATCGGTTTAGGCTGGACGAAGCCCTACACCGTCCGCTATGCCAGCAACATTGATGATGGGCCGTGGCACGGGATGCCGCTAGGTGGCTTTGGAGCAGGGTGCATCGGTCGCTCCTCAAAGGGAGATTTTAACCTCTGGCACATTGATGGGGGGGAACATATTTTTCAAACAATGCCCGCTTGCCAGTTCAGCATATTTGAGCAGGTTGGCGGCTCCGAAACAAACGCAGAGCGGCGTACTCAAGCCTACGCCCTTTGCACAGAGCCACCTACAGACGGCACGTTGAAGACTTGGCAATGGTATCCAAAGAAGGGCGGCACTTATCATGCGCTGTTTCCCCGCAGTTGGTATGTCTATGAGAATGTCTTTCAGGCAGAATTAACCTGCGAACAGTTCTCGCCCATTTGGGCAGACAATTATCAGGAATCGAGCTACCCGATCGCCTGCTTTGAATGGACGGCGCATAATCCTACCGAGCAGCCAATTACCCTGAGCATCATGCTGACCTGGCAGAACATGGTGGGCTGGTTTACCAATACCTTGAAATCGCCAGAGGTGAAAGTCCGCGATGATGGCAGTCCGGTCTATCAGTATCAGCCACGAATTGGGCAAAGCGCTGGACAAGTAAATCGCTTGACTGAGCAAGGGCAAGGGCTGGGCTGTCTGATGGCAGGTTCGGCAACGACACCTCCGGCAGAAGGGGATGGACAGTGGGCAATTTTTGCAGATCCGTCGGTTATGGATGCGATCGCCCCAGAGACATTTTTTCAGACCCGCTGGAATCCGCAGGGCGATGGCGCGGAAGTGTGGCGGCAGTTTGCCGCAGATGGATCGCTGAGTAATCAGGAAAATGAGGCAGTGTCGAAAGGCGAGCAACTTGGAGCCGCGATCGCCATCCGGTTCACCTTGCCGCCTGGAGCCACCCAGCGCATTCCCTTCGCCGTCGCCTGGGATTTCCCAGTCACAGAATTTGCCGAAGGCGTGAATTACTTCCGCCGCTACACCGATTTTTTTGGACGCACCGGAGCCAACGCCCAGGCGATCGCCCTCACCGCTATTCAGAACTATCGCCACTGGCAAACCCAAATCCAGCAATGGCAGCAGCCCATTCTCGATCGCCCCGACCTGCCCGACTGGTTCAAAATGGCGCTCTTCAACGAGCTATACGACCTCACCAGCGGCGGCACCCTGTGGAGCGCTGCCGATGAACGCGATCCCTATGGACAGTTCGCGGTGCTGGAATGCTTAGACTATCGCTGGTACGAAAGTCTGGATGTGCGGCTATATGGTTCTTTTGCCCTGCTGATGCTGTTCCCCGAACTTGATAAAGCAATTCTGCGAGCGTTCGCGCGGGCAATTCCTGCCGAAAATGTCAGCACACGCATCATTGGTTACTACTATGTCATGGGTTCGGAAAGCCCCCAAGCGTTGCGCAAAGCCAAAAACGCCACACCCCATGATTTAGGTGCGCCTAATGAGCATGTCTGGGAAAAAACGAACTACACCAGCTACCAAGATTGCAACCTGTGGAAAGATTTAGGCAGCGATTTTGTGTTGCAGGTCTACCGCGATTTTGTCATGACGGGCGGCACCGATACGGCGTTCTTAGCAGAGTGTTGGGAGGCGATCGCGGCAGCCTTAGAATATCTCAAAGCGCTCGATTTAGACGGAGATGGCATTCCAGAAAACTCTGGCGCACCCGACCAAACGTTTGATGATTGGCGACTTCAGGGAATTAGCGCCTACTGCGGCGGGCTGTGGATTGCGGCACTAGAGGCGGCGATCGCCATAGGAAAGCTACTTTCTACAGATCATCCGCTCCCTAATCTCAACGCCCAGCTTCAAAACTTCCAATCCTGGCTCACCCAATCCCGCGCCGTGTACCACAACACCCTGTGGAACGGTCAATACTATCGCCTCGACAGCGACAGCGGCTCAGAGGTCGTTATGGCAGATCAACTTTGTGGACAGTTCTATGCGCACCTATTGGGGTTGCCAGACGTGGTGCCCGAAGCCTGTGCCCAATCTGCTTTAGCCACGGTCTACGAAGCTTGTTTCCTCAAGTTTCACGATGGCAAAATTGGCGCTGCTAATGGCGTGAGACTAGATGGATCGGCGGTTGACCCTAAAGACACGCATCCGCTGGAAGTGTGGACGGGCATTAACTTTGGGTTAGCAGCATTTTTAGTGCAAATGAATCGGCGCGACGACGCTCTGAAGTTGACAGAAGCCGTGGTGCGACAGGTTTACGATAATGGGCTACAGTTTCGGACACCGGAAGCGATTACGGCGGCTGAGACGTTTCGAGCGAGTCATTACTTGCGGGCAATGGCAATTTGGTTAGTGTATGGGGCGATCGCAGGTTTCAGTCATTCCAAGGTGTATTAA
- a CDS encoding HU family DNA-binding protein, translated as MNKGELVDKVSEKAGVTKKQADSVLSAAIDSIMEAVSKGDKVTLVGFGSFEPRERKAREGRNPKTGEAMEIPATKVPAFSAGKLFKEMVAPAK; from the coding sequence ATGAATAAAGGTGAATTAGTAGATAAGGTTTCAGAAAAAGCCGGAGTGACCAAAAAGCAAGCAGATTCTGTCCTATCTGCGGCGATCGACTCCATCATGGAAGCTGTATCCAAAGGCGATAAAGTCACCTTGGTGGGCTTCGGTTCCTTCGAGCCTCGTGAGCGCAAAGCCCGCGAAGGACGCAATCCTAAAACCGGGGAAGCCATGGAAATTCCGGCAACCAAGGTTCCTGCATTTTCGGCTGGCAAATTATTTAAAGAAATGGTGGCACCCGCCAAGTAA
- a CDS encoding FAD-dependent oxidoreductase, with product MKGIDYDIIIIGGTHTARYAAAKAAQTKARIALIEPSSHLIPTALHRQALAHAAQVAHQMCHADLWGFPSTTLPFQWHTLTEWTTRVAETLTPEQSVESLATVGVDVVIGKCTFIRHPQGLEINGRVLRSRTYLLALATQPAIPQIARSIAYLTPDSLIHQPWQSPPPRLIILHNEPAGIELAQSFNRLGTEVTLITEQRHLLKQADTTVMNELRSQIEAEGITIFTSCQVTQVEQQGDLKRVWAGDKLFEAEELLIAMGRRSPLEHLNLEAIDVQWQLQGIPVNRHLQTSNLQVYACGETLGGYAIPHLAEYEAGIAVSNALSFQKIPIEYRWVPWGIQTQPEFSQVGLTEAQAKKIYKNVRVLHQQLPNKGAIQNEVAGFCQIVVRRNGEILGAQMTGKGASETISAIAFAMRSKLKVKAIASRDPQGVVQFLLRQQT from the coding sequence GTGAAAGGAATTGACTACGACATCATCATTATCGGCGGCACCCACACAGCCCGCTATGCCGCCGCCAAAGCTGCCCAAACCAAAGCCCGGATTGCCCTGATCGAACCCTCCTCCCACCTAATCCCCACGGCTCTTCATCGCCAAGCCCTTGCTCATGCGGCACAAGTTGCTCACCAAATGTGCCACGCCGACCTCTGGGGCTTCCCCTCTACTACTCTACCTTTTCAGTGGCATACCTTAACCGAGTGGACAACTCGTGTTGCCGAAACCTTAACCCCAGAACAATCTGTTGAATCATTGGCTACTGTAGGAGTCGATGTGGTTATTGGGAAATGTACATTCATTCGCCATCCTCAAGGACTGGAAATTAACGGCAGAGTGTTGCGATCGCGCACTTACCTCCTTGCCCTTGCCACCCAACCTGCCATTCCCCAGATTGCTCGAAGTATTGCCTACCTCACCCCCGATTCACTGATTCATCAGCCCTGGCAAAGCCCTCCTCCACGACTAATCATTCTCCACAACGAGCCAGCAGGCATTGAGTTGGCTCAAAGCTTCAACCGCCTGGGCACTGAGGTAACGCTAATTACTGAACAGAGGCATCTCTTAAAGCAAGCAGATACCACAGTAATGAACGAGCTACGATCGCAAATAGAAGCAGAAGGTATAACGATTTTTACAAGCTGCCAAGTCACTCAAGTCGAACAACAGGGAGATCTAAAGCGAGTATGGGCTGGAGATAAGCTTTTTGAAGCCGAGGAATTATTAATTGCAATGGGACGGCGATCGCCCTTGGAACACCTTAACTTAGAAGCGATCGATGTTCAATGGCAACTCCAGGGTATTCCCGTGAACCGTCATCTCCAAACCTCTAATTTACAAGTCTATGCCTGTGGCGAAACTTTAGGCGGTTACGCAATTCCTCATCTGGCAGAGTACGAAGCAGGTATTGCTGTAAGCAACGCTTTGTCTTTCCAAAAGATACCAATTGAATATCGATGGGTACCATGGGGAATCCAGACCCAGCCAGAGTTTTCTCAAGTTGGGTTAACCGAAGCACAGGCGAAAAAGATCTACAAAAATGTCAGAGTTCTACACCAACAGCTACCCAACAAAGGGGCAATTCAAAACGAAGTAGCTGGCTTTTGCCAAATTGTAGTGCGGCGCAACGGTGAAATCTTAGGAGCACAGATGACGGGCAAGGGTGCAAGTGAAACGATCAGTGCGATCGCCTTTGCCATGCGCTCCAAGTTAAAAGTGAAGGCGATCGCTTCGAGAGATCCACAAGGAGTCGTCCAGTTTTTGCTGAGGCAGCAAACGTAG